A region from the Lytechinus variegatus isolate NC3 chromosome 6, Lvar_3.0, whole genome shotgun sequence genome encodes:
- the LOC121417006 gene encoding ephrin-B2-like, with product MNISVDINDLIDIQCPQTTNTTEGRLKAQYLKFMQVSYQGYEQCSLSARNRHLLSCNRPFVQNRLTLLFQEHTPYPRGPTFNHDEEYYFITTSNGTENGIDNTSGGLCATHNMKLRVYVKPKPTVPATTGTPTSSTIRSNSTPPDTSRPVTSATTRTTTRETTTLRTTTTKATTTRKTTQYTTGGQSSTTPETNDIGDNMTRGRADRRHVSTTLLLVSLLVAVVRWLHP from the exons ATGAATATTTCTGTCGACATCAACGACCTCATCGATATCCAATGTCCACAAACAACAAATACAACAGAGGGAAGATTAAAAGCGCAATACCTCAAATTCATGCAAGTCTCTTACCAAGGTTACGAGCAGTGTTCGTTATCAGCGAGAAACCGCCATCTATTGTCCTGCAATCGTCCTTTCGTCCAAAATAGACTGACGTTACTGTTTCAAGAACATACGCCGTACCCCCGAGGTCCAACGTTTAATCACGATGAGGAATATTATTTTATCA cAACTTCAAATGGCACAGAAAATGGCATTGATAATACAAGTGGGGGTTTATGTGCAACACACAACATGAAGTTAAGAGTTTATGTCAAACCTAAACCAACAG TTCCAGCCACCACCGGTACTCCTACGTCTTCGACAATTCGCTCAAACTCAACACCACCCGACACGTCACGACCTGTCACAAGTGCGACAACAAGAACAACAACGAGGGAAACAACGACCCTGAGGACCACCACTAcaaaagcaacaacaacaagaaaaacaacACAGTATACAACTG GTGGCCAGTCCTCCACGACACCAGAAACAAACGATATTGGAGACAACATGACGCGAGGAAGAGCAGACAGGAGGCACGTTTCAACGACCCTTCTGTTAGTTTCGTTGCTTGTTGCAGTCGTCAGATGGCTTCATccgtga